One window of Cydia fagiglandana chromosome 19, ilCydFagi1.1, whole genome shotgun sequence genomic DNA carries:
- the LOC134673774 gene encoding CCAAT/enhancer-binding protein gamma-like, with translation MIFEVSEDSCEMPPAKGRRGVSDADDESDDYRKRRDRNNEAVKKSRFKSKQRTQETFTRVSKLKAENQMLEDKVKTLTKELQFLKELFLAQATKAPNPKLEGVDLEKLLEDIPDEKK, from the exons ATGATATTTGAGGTCTCTGAAGACAGCTGCGAGATGCCTCCTGCAAAAGGGAGACGCGGCGTCAGCGACGCTGATGATGAGAGTGACGACTACAGGAAACGCAGGGACAGAAATAACGAG GCAGTAAAAAAGAGCAGATTCAAATCAAAGCAGCGGACACAAGAAACTTTCACCCGAGTGAGCAAACTAAAGGCGGAAAACCAGATGCTAGAAGACAAAGTCAAGACCCTCACGAAAGAGCTCCAGTTCCTTAAAGAGTTGTTTCTGGCGCAGGCCACCAAGGCACCAAACCCTAAACTAGAGGGTGTTGATCTGGAGAAACTCCTAGAGGATATACCTGATGAAAAGAAGTAG
- the LOC134674249 gene encoding sister chromatid cohesion protein DCC1 isoform X1 produces the protein MQEGEERTSEDVRKIIKTAKLHESELTEVTQVLRFPDAGSQKQNLSLMLLDANLLKEIEEGNELVFKGDPEENVVLCTSTKTYDVKEAETSNSLLLVPDLLFAANTGLDETIANNSMDDSDTSFEKSNNSLNKSTESDEGDKPPRKIEYKEVINTFFTYYELKPCKPRLNKLQKLLEASRFQGPELEYAIDKSTLLTYEAIFEEVQASRTELNQELENIQAIEIDGFYRLLEFDYEFRVLSYMLDLIEENSWPLERISKEITVESLKDLVPSPIIESMFKFYTEESVEEDGVQYYKYNQEKVCRFLARVLLKSAGKFNLTEFMQAWRDSVPEGMVTDESMLWGIALVDSSSSPPVVWGFTEAELPANINERFKVLFRAKPKWTVEQISPYIECYATEKLNVNALLTKYARASTQDGVRVFSAKHMK, from the exons ATGCAAGAAGG CGAGGAAAGAACATCCGAGGATGTcaggaaaataataaaaactgcAAAACTCCACGAGTCGGAGCTAACTGAGGTGACCCAAGTATTGAGGTTCCCTGACGCCGGCAGCCAGAAACAAAACCTCAGTCTGATGCTGCTCGACGCTAATTTACTGAAAGAAATCGAGGAGGGCAATGAACTGGTATTCAAAG GCGATCCTGAAGAAAACGTCGTCCTCTGCACATCCACCAAAACATACGATGTTAAAGAGGCGGAGACTTCCAACAGCCTATTATTAGTGCCAGACTTGCTTTTCGCTGCCAACACAGGCTTAGATGAGACCATAGCCAATAACTCTATGGATGATTCCGACACATCCTTTGAGAAATCTAATAATTCCTTAAACAAATCCACTGAATCTGATGAAGGTGACAAACCTCCAAGAAAAATAGAATACAAAGAAGTTATAAAcactttttttacttattacgaACTGAAACCGTGTAAACCTCGTTTAAATAAGTTGCAGAAATTGCTAGAAGCTTCTAGATTCCAAGGTCCAGAGCTGGAATATGCCATCGACAAATCTACGCTTTTAACTTATGAAGCGATTTTCGAAGAAGTCCAAGCGTCGAGAACTGAATTAAATCAGGAACTTGAGAATATTCAAGCTATTGAAATAGACGGTTTCTATAGACTACTTGAGTTTGACTACGAATTTAGAGTTCTATCATACATGCTCGACCTTATTGAAGAGAATTCTTGGCCTTTAGAGAGAATATCTAAAGAAATAACTGTAGAAAGTTTGAAGGACTTAGTTCCTTCGCCGATTATAGAAAGTATGTTCAAGTTTTATACTGAAGAGTCTGTAGAGGAAGATGGGGTTCAGTATTATAAGTATAATCAGGAGAAAGTGTGCAGGTTTTTGGCGAGAGTTTTGTTGAAGAGTGCTGGCAAAttcaatttgacagagtttATGCAGGCTTGGAGGGATTCAGTTCCGGAGGGAATGGTAACAGAT GAGTCAATGCTATGGGGCATAGCGCTGGTGGACTCGAGCAGCTCCCCGCCGGTGGTGTGGGGCTTCACGGAGGCCGAGCTGCCCGCGAACATCAACGAGCGGTTCAAGGTTCTGTTCCGGGCCAAGCCCAAGTGGACCGTCGAACAGATATCGCCGTACATCGA ATGTTACGCCACAGAAAAGCTGAACGTCAACGCCCTCCTGACTAAATACGCGCGAGCCTCCACGCAAGATGGAGTCAGGGTATTCTCAGCAAAACATATGAAATAA
- the LOC134674248 gene encoding protein DENND6A, with protein MACGLHFEDNDISTEEMEFQAKWSRFSDWLHCICVVTFDLELGQAMESVYPPGVKLTDQEKCNICYLAFPDSNSGCMGDTQFHVRLRSRAPLSRQQLLYNEDSVPTLRADATHYWGFVYFRQCKDPSLPRGYFQKSIILLTRLPFINLFYKVIQLIAPKHFEEGESSLEAACHDINRWPVLDAGQNVLLPVLGTVFQSYIPNQQTGKITRSDIAKVMSPNVPHILASIQDVNVFDALSTVISHLHLLWELVLTAEPIVVMASSPTECSALVQALTHLIQPLPYAAEYRPYFTIHDSEFKEFTRKQYNPPCVILGVTNPFFTKTLQHWPHTIKLGDPTSMKSKLRKVGNIKLLDTAPGVYTQYKTFLEKDKAIIKKLHNGIKSDRPSEVQTAMVRRHLLELTQSFMIPLERYMASLMPLQKNISPFRAPPIPNPFNPEDFFATLQQAGPQLTSGIKGDWIGLYRSFFKTLNFSAWFHQRHSNLTNKLHALQLEALAESDLKQWSIGKKEVEIVDMVLKLREVLKNNPPVADNTRTLLARRLDDLNCVLPEDMKSILNAGL; from the coding sequence ATGGCTTGTGGGTTACATTTCGAAGACAATGACATTTCCACAGAGGAGATGGAATTCCAGGCAAAGTGGAGCAGGTTTTCGGACTGGCTGCACTGCATATGTGTGGTCACGTTCGACTTGGAGTTGGGGCAGGCGATGGAGAGTGTTTACCCCCCAGGGGTCAAATTGACAGATCAAGAAAAGTGCAATATTTGTTACTTGGCGTTCCCCGACTCTAACTCGGGGTGTATGGGGGATACACAGTTTCACGTGCGGCTACGGTCACGCGCGCCTCTCTCGCGTCAGCAGTTACTGTATAACGAGGATAGCGTGCCGACATTACGCGCGGATGCGACGCATTACTGGGGCTTCGTCTATTTCCGTCAGTGTAAAGACCCGTCGCTGCCCCGAGGATACTTCCAGAAGAGCATAATTCTGCTCACGCGGCTGCCTTTTATAAACCTGTTCTACAAGGTTATTCAACTAATCGCGCCCAAGCATTTTGAAGAAGGCGAGAGTAGTCTTGAAGCTGCCTGTCATGATATAAATCGATGGCCAGTTCTGGACGCGGGACAGAATGTTCTACTACCCGTTTTGGGCACAGTTTTCCAGTCATACATTCCTAATCAACAAACCGGTAAGATCACACGTTCGGATATAGCTAAAGTAATGTCTCCCAATGTACCTCACATATTAGCTTCTATACAAGATGTGAACGTGTTTGATGCGCTGTCAACAGTCATATCCCACTTACATTTGCTCTGGGAACTTGTGCTAACTGCGGAACCTATAGTGGTCATGGCAAGTTCTCCGACTGAGTGCTCGGCGCTTGTCCAAGCACTAACACACCTAATCCAGCCTCTTCCATATGCTGCTGAATACCGACCATATTTCACAATACATGACAGTGAATTCAAAgagttcaccagaaagcagtaCAACCCACCTTGCGTAATTTTAGGCGTAACAAATCCATTCTTCACGAAAACATTGCAACACTGGCCCCACACTATCAAGTTGGGTGACCCAACGTCTATGAAATCTAAACTGCGGAAAGTGGGTAATATAAAGCTATTAGACACAGCACCAGGAGTCTACACACAGTATAAAACGTTTCTGGAGAAAGATAAAGCTATAATCAAGAAGCTACATAACGGGATAAAGTCTGACCGTCCCTCCGAAGTCCAGACAGCAATGGTGCGGAGACACCTGCTAGAACTAACTCAAAGCTTCATGataccattagaaaggtacATGGCTTCTCTAATGCCGCTGCAAAAGAATATATCACCGTTCCGAGCACCTCCTATACCAAACCCTTTCAACCCGGAGGACTTTTTTGCAACACTACAGCAGGCCGGGCCGCAACTGACATCCGGTATTAAAGGAGACTGGATAGGACTATACCGAAGCTTCTTTAAAACGCTAAACTTCAGCGCCTGGTTTCATCAGAGGCATAGCAACTTAACAAATAAGCTACACGCCTTACAGCTTGAGGCGTTAGCTGAGAGTGACTTGAAACAGTGGTCAATAGGTAAAAAGGAAGTGGAAATCGTGGATATGGTTCTAAAGCTGCGGGAAGTGTTGAAAAACAATCCGCCGGTAGCAGATAACACTCGGACTTTGCTAGCGAGGCGTTTGGATGATCTGAACTGTGTGTTGCCGGAGGATATGAAGAGTATTCTGAACGCAGGGTTGTGA
- the LOC134674250 gene encoding mitochondrial import inner membrane translocase subunit Tim23, with the protein MSLFGDILPTIPKNDEKPQGQGAALSPYLNFDPHYIPKMQPEFLYPDDSHMATTARRSNVALPIIGMSFMTGSGLGSMAGLYKGLRATTLAGQTGKVRRTQVVNYIMKHGTTTGCTLGIIASFYSCIALGVTWIRDKEDTANTFIAAATTGMIYKSTAGLRSVGLGAAVGLTLAGVYTLVTDNDNIWSKAQYNRL; encoded by the exons ATGTCTCTTTTTGGTGATATTCTACCGACGATACCGAAGAACGATGAGAAGCCGCAAGGGCAGGGCGCTGCCCTGTCCCCGTACCTTAACTTCGATCCTCACTACATACCGAAAATGCAGCCAGAATTCCTGTACCCTGACGACAGTCATATGGCCACAACAGCTAGAAGATCAAATGTAGCTTTACCGATTATTGGAATGTCTTTTATGACCGGTTCAG GTTTGGGAAGCATGGCTGGTCTGTATAAAGGTCTACGAGCGACCACGCTGGCAGGACAGACTGGGAAAGTGAGACGAACGCAAGTTGTGAACTACATCATGAAACACG GCACAACAACTGGCTGCACTCTGGGCATTATAGCATCATTCTACTCCTGCATTGCACTCGGAGTAACCTGGATCCGAGACAAAGAAGACACCGCCAACACCTTCATCGCAGCCGCCACCACTGGCATGATCTACAAAAGCACCGCAGGCCTCCGCTCAGTCGGGCTCGGAGCTGCCGTTGGCCTGACCCTAGCAGGCGTATACACCTTAGTTACAGACAACGATAATATATGGAGCAAAGCGCAGTACAACAGATTGTGA
- the LOC134674249 gene encoding sister chromatid cohesion protein DCC1 isoform X2, producing the protein MLLDANLLKEIEEGNELVFKGDPEENVVLCTSTKTYDVKEAETSNSLLLVPDLLFAANTGLDETIANNSMDDSDTSFEKSNNSLNKSTESDEGDKPPRKIEYKEVINTFFTYYELKPCKPRLNKLQKLLEASRFQGPELEYAIDKSTLLTYEAIFEEVQASRTELNQELENIQAIEIDGFYRLLEFDYEFRVLSYMLDLIEENSWPLERISKEITVESLKDLVPSPIIESMFKFYTEESVEEDGVQYYKYNQEKVCRFLARVLLKSAGKFNLTEFMQAWRDSVPEGMVTDESMLWGIALVDSSSSPPVVWGFTEAELPANINERFKVLFRAKPKWTVEQISPYIECYATEKLNVNALLTKYARASTQDGVRVFSAKHMK; encoded by the exons ATGCTGCTCGACGCTAATTTACTGAAAGAAATCGAGGAGGGCAATGAACTGGTATTCAAAG GCGATCCTGAAGAAAACGTCGTCCTCTGCACATCCACCAAAACATACGATGTTAAAGAGGCGGAGACTTCCAACAGCCTATTATTAGTGCCAGACTTGCTTTTCGCTGCCAACACAGGCTTAGATGAGACCATAGCCAATAACTCTATGGATGATTCCGACACATCCTTTGAGAAATCTAATAATTCCTTAAACAAATCCACTGAATCTGATGAAGGTGACAAACCTCCAAGAAAAATAGAATACAAAGAAGTTATAAAcactttttttacttattacgaACTGAAACCGTGTAAACCTCGTTTAAATAAGTTGCAGAAATTGCTAGAAGCTTCTAGATTCCAAGGTCCAGAGCTGGAATATGCCATCGACAAATCTACGCTTTTAACTTATGAAGCGATTTTCGAAGAAGTCCAAGCGTCGAGAACTGAATTAAATCAGGAACTTGAGAATATTCAAGCTATTGAAATAGACGGTTTCTATAGACTACTTGAGTTTGACTACGAATTTAGAGTTCTATCATACATGCTCGACCTTATTGAAGAGAATTCTTGGCCTTTAGAGAGAATATCTAAAGAAATAACTGTAGAAAGTTTGAAGGACTTAGTTCCTTCGCCGATTATAGAAAGTATGTTCAAGTTTTATACTGAAGAGTCTGTAGAGGAAGATGGGGTTCAGTATTATAAGTATAATCAGGAGAAAGTGTGCAGGTTTTTGGCGAGAGTTTTGTTGAAGAGTGCTGGCAAAttcaatttgacagagtttATGCAGGCTTGGAGGGATTCAGTTCCGGAGGGAATGGTAACAGAT GAGTCAATGCTATGGGGCATAGCGCTGGTGGACTCGAGCAGCTCCCCGCCGGTGGTGTGGGGCTTCACGGAGGCCGAGCTGCCCGCGAACATCAACGAGCGGTTCAAGGTTCTGTTCCGGGCCAAGCCCAAGTGGACCGTCGAACAGATATCGCCGTACATCGA ATGTTACGCCACAGAAAAGCTGAACGTCAACGCCCTCCTGACTAAATACGCGCGAGCCTCCACGCAAGATGGAGTCAGGGTATTCTCAGCAAAACATATGAAATAA
- the LOC134674247 gene encoding phosphoenolpyruvate carboxykinase [GTP]-like isoform X2: MQQQGTLRRLPQYDNCYLARTDPSDVARVESRTFICSERERDVVPAARAGQKSALGNYIAPSDYEKAMAERFPGCMRGRTMYVIPFSMGPVGSPLSKIGVEITDSPYVVYSMRVMTRIGSRVLEVLRNDEQFVRCLHAVGGSGAPAVPGWPCDPPRTIILHKPSDNEIISYGSGYGGNSLLGKKCFALRLGSVIARREGWLAEHMLIVGITDPQGRKRYIAAAFPSACGKTNLAMMTPSLPGYKVECVGDDIAWMRFDKNGVLRAINPENGFFGVAPGTSAATNPIAMATVFKNTVFTNVAETKDGGVWWEGMGPAPESLTDWKGQPWDSSKKTPAAHPNSRFCTPAAQCPMIDDAWESPEGVPISAILLGGRRPEGVPLVVEARDWAHGVFMGAAMRSEATAAAEHSGKVVMHDPFAMRPFFGYNFGEYLQHWLSMPRAGRKMPKIFHVNWFRKDQQGKFLWPGFGENSRVLDWVLRRCDEQPCHVETPLGLVPAPGALPVDGLGDINMEELFSIPKDFWIKEADSVEKYFKEEVGDDLPKQMWEQLEILRRNIQQS, translated from the exons ATGCAGCAGCAGGGGACGCTGCGCCGTCTGCCGCAGTATGACAACTG CTACCTAGCCCGCACGGATCCATCGGACGTGGCTCGCGTAGAATCTCGTACCTTCATCTGCTCCGAGCGGGAGCGCGATGTGGTACCGGCAGCCAGAGCTGGCCAGAAGTCCGCGTTGGGGAACTACATCGCCCCTAGCGACTATGAGAAGGCTATGGCTGAGAGATTCCCGGGGTGTATGAGAG GTCGCACCATGTACGTGATCCCATTCTCCATGGGTCCCGTGGGCTCGCCTCTATCCAAGATCGGCGTGGAGATCACTGACTCGCCCTACGTCGTGTACTCCATGAGAGTGATGACTAGGATTG GCAGCAGAGTCCTAGAAGTCCTGCGTAACGACGAGCAGTTCGTGCGGTGCCTCCACGCCGTGGGCGGCAGCGGAGCGCCCGCCGTGCCCGGGTGGCCCTGCGACCCGCCGCGCACTATCATCCTCCACAAACCCAGTGACAACGAGATCATCAGTTACG GTAGTGGATACGGCGGCAACAGCCTCCTGGGCAAGAAATGCTTCGCTCTACGTCTCGGCTCCGTCATCGCGCGCCGCGAGGGCTGGTTGGCTGAGCATATGCTG ATCGTTGGCATCACCGATCCCCAAGGTCGCAAGCGCTACATCGCAGCCGCGTTCCCCTCGGCCTGCGGGAAGACCAACCTGGCCATGATGACGCCTTCGCTCCCCGGCTACAAG GTGGAATGCGTCGGGGACGACATCGCCTGGATGAGGTTCGACAAGAACGGCGTTCTGCGGGCTATCAACCCGGAGAACGGGTTCTTTGGAGTTGCTCCAG GTACTTCCGCAGCAACCAACCCCATAGCAATGGCGACAGTGTTCAAAAACACGGTGTTCACCAACGTGGCCGAGACGAAGGATGGGGGGGTGTGGTGGGAGGGCATGGGCCCGGCGCCCGAGAGCCTCACCGACTGGAAGGGGCAGCCCTGGGACTCGAGCAAGAAGACGCCCGCAGCGCACCCTAATTCTAG GTTCTGCACGCCAGCGGCGCAATGCCCAATGATCGACGACGCGTGGGAGAGCCCCGAGGGCGTCCCCATCTCCGCCATCCTGCTGGGGGGGCGGCGCCCTGAAGGCGTCCCGCTGGTGGTGGAGGCGCGCGACTGGGCGCACGGCGTGTTCATGGGCGCCGCCATGCGCTCGGAGGCCACTGCTGCCGCTGAGCACAGC GGCAAGGTGGTGATGCACGACCCGTTCGCCATGCGTCCGTTCTTCGGCTACAACTTCGGCGAGTACCTGCAGCACTGGCTGTCCATGCCGCGGGCTGGCCGCAAGATGCCCAAGATCTTCCACGTCAACTGGTTCAGGAAAGACCAGCAG GGCAAATTCCTCTGGCCGGGCTTCGGAGAGAACTCCCGCGTGCTGGACTGGGTGCTCCGCCGCTGTGACGAGCAGCCCTGCCACGTGGAGACGCCGCTGGGCCTCGTGCCGGCCCCCGGAGCCCTGCCCGTCGACGGCCTCGGAGATATCAATATGGAGGAGCTGTTTAGTATTCCGAAAGATTTCTGGATCAAGGAG gcGGATTCCGTAGAAAAGTATTTCAAAGAAGAAGTGGGCGACGACCTGCCGAAGCAGATGTGGGAACAGCTGGAAATCCTCAGGAGGAACATCCAGCAGTCTTAG
- the LOC134674247 gene encoding phosphoenolpyruvate carboxykinase [GTP]-like isoform X1 yields the protein MLHFKSVPEDYVRQSAKCAQVALNCSRAAHAPVPRNAKLPQLAALTPKVRAFVERSAALCQPEQVHICDGSESEAAALLRLMQQQGTLRRLPQYDNCYLARTDPSDVARVESRTFICSERERDVVPAARAGQKSALGNYIAPSDYEKAMAERFPGCMRGRTMYVIPFSMGPVGSPLSKIGVEITDSPYVVYSMRVMTRIGSRVLEVLRNDEQFVRCLHAVGGSGAPAVPGWPCDPPRTIILHKPSDNEIISYGSGYGGNSLLGKKCFALRLGSVIARREGWLAEHMLIVGITDPQGRKRYIAAAFPSACGKTNLAMMTPSLPGYKVECVGDDIAWMRFDKNGVLRAINPENGFFGVAPGTSAATNPIAMATVFKNTVFTNVAETKDGGVWWEGMGPAPESLTDWKGQPWDSSKKTPAAHPNSRFCTPAAQCPMIDDAWESPEGVPISAILLGGRRPEGVPLVVEARDWAHGVFMGAAMRSEATAAAEHSGKVVMHDPFAMRPFFGYNFGEYLQHWLSMPRAGRKMPKIFHVNWFRKDQQGKFLWPGFGENSRVLDWVLRRCDEQPCHVETPLGLVPAPGALPVDGLGDINMEELFSIPKDFWIKEADSVEKYFKEEVGDDLPKQMWEQLEILRRNIQQS from the exons ATGCTGCACTTCAAGTCGGTTCCTGAAGACTACGTCAGGCAGTCTGCCAA ATGCGCCCAAGTGGCCCTAAACTGCAGCCGCGCCGCGCACGCGCCGGTTCCGCGCAACGCCAAGCTGCCTCAACTGGCCGCTCTGACACccaaa GTCCGAGCCTTCGTGGAGCGCAGTGCTGCCCTCTGCCAGCCGGAGCAGGTTCACATCTGCGACGGCTCCGAGTCGGAGGCCGCGGCGCTCCTGCGACTCATGCAGCAGCAGGGGACGCTGCGCCGTCTGCCGCAGTATGACAACTG CTACCTAGCCCGCACGGATCCATCGGACGTGGCTCGCGTAGAATCTCGTACCTTCATCTGCTCCGAGCGGGAGCGCGATGTGGTACCGGCAGCCAGAGCTGGCCAGAAGTCCGCGTTGGGGAACTACATCGCCCCTAGCGACTATGAGAAGGCTATGGCTGAGAGATTCCCGGGGTGTATGAGAG GTCGCACCATGTACGTGATCCCATTCTCCATGGGTCCCGTGGGCTCGCCTCTATCCAAGATCGGCGTGGAGATCACTGACTCGCCCTACGTCGTGTACTCCATGAGAGTGATGACTAGGATTG GCAGCAGAGTCCTAGAAGTCCTGCGTAACGACGAGCAGTTCGTGCGGTGCCTCCACGCCGTGGGCGGCAGCGGAGCGCCCGCCGTGCCCGGGTGGCCCTGCGACCCGCCGCGCACTATCATCCTCCACAAACCCAGTGACAACGAGATCATCAGTTACG GTAGTGGATACGGCGGCAACAGCCTCCTGGGCAAGAAATGCTTCGCTCTACGTCTCGGCTCCGTCATCGCGCGCCGCGAGGGCTGGTTGGCTGAGCATATGCTG ATCGTTGGCATCACCGATCCCCAAGGTCGCAAGCGCTACATCGCAGCCGCGTTCCCCTCGGCCTGCGGGAAGACCAACCTGGCCATGATGACGCCTTCGCTCCCCGGCTACAAG GTGGAATGCGTCGGGGACGACATCGCCTGGATGAGGTTCGACAAGAACGGCGTTCTGCGGGCTATCAACCCGGAGAACGGGTTCTTTGGAGTTGCTCCAG GTACTTCCGCAGCAACCAACCCCATAGCAATGGCGACAGTGTTCAAAAACACGGTGTTCACCAACGTGGCCGAGACGAAGGATGGGGGGGTGTGGTGGGAGGGCATGGGCCCGGCGCCCGAGAGCCTCACCGACTGGAAGGGGCAGCCCTGGGACTCGAGCAAGAAGACGCCCGCAGCGCACCCTAATTCTAG GTTCTGCACGCCAGCGGCGCAATGCCCAATGATCGACGACGCGTGGGAGAGCCCCGAGGGCGTCCCCATCTCCGCCATCCTGCTGGGGGGGCGGCGCCCTGAAGGCGTCCCGCTGGTGGTGGAGGCGCGCGACTGGGCGCACGGCGTGTTCATGGGCGCCGCCATGCGCTCGGAGGCCACTGCTGCCGCTGAGCACAGC GGCAAGGTGGTGATGCACGACCCGTTCGCCATGCGTCCGTTCTTCGGCTACAACTTCGGCGAGTACCTGCAGCACTGGCTGTCCATGCCGCGGGCTGGCCGCAAGATGCCCAAGATCTTCCACGTCAACTGGTTCAGGAAAGACCAGCAG GGCAAATTCCTCTGGCCGGGCTTCGGAGAGAACTCCCGCGTGCTGGACTGGGTGCTCCGCCGCTGTGACGAGCAGCCCTGCCACGTGGAGACGCCGCTGGGCCTCGTGCCGGCCCCCGGAGCCCTGCCCGTCGACGGCCTCGGAGATATCAATATGGAGGAGCTGTTTAGTATTCCGAAAGATTTCTGGATCAAGGAG gcGGATTCCGTAGAAAAGTATTTCAAAGAAGAAGTGGGCGACGACCTGCCGAAGCAGATGTGGGAACAGCTGGAAATCCTCAGGAGGAACATCCAGCAGTCTTAG